From a region of the Salinispira pacifica genome:
- a CDS encoding D-2-hydroxyacid dehydrogenase, which produces MDGHTMNPGDLSWDPVAKLGDLHIYPRMKAADVVTRAADAEVILTNKVPIGRDMMDLLTRLKYIGVLATGYNTVDSAYAHQLGLPVTNIPGYSRDSVAQMVFAYILHVTNMVWDYNNSVKNGDWETSADFSYIRTAPVELSGKTLGIIGYGDIGRKLGEMARAFGMEVLISRKQDGTLPGGSQDDINLGRVHAVPMEELFERSSFISLHTPLNSHTREMVDSSLLSRIKPGTVLLNTSRGGVIHEESVLDALDDGKLICYAADVYDQEPPKPASALIHHPKTLFTPHIAWASRDARERAIRIAADNIQAWMDGKPVNVVNDVQRGRV; this is translated from the coding sequence TTGGACGGACATACCATGAATCCCGGCGATCTGAGCTGGGATCCGGTTGCCAAACTGGGCGACCTCCATATATATCCCCGGATGAAGGCTGCGGATGTGGTGACCCGTGCCGCAGACGCTGAAGTGATTCTCACCAATAAGGTGCCCATCGGACGGGATATGATGGATTTGCTTACCCGGCTGAAATATATCGGAGTACTGGCCACCGGGTATAACACTGTTGACAGCGCGTATGCCCATCAGCTTGGATTACCGGTGACCAATATCCCCGGATATTCCCGTGATTCGGTTGCACAGATGGTGTTTGCATATATTCTTCACGTAACCAATATGGTCTGGGACTACAACAATTCGGTGAAAAACGGAGACTGGGAAACATCGGCTGATTTCTCCTACATCCGTACTGCTCCGGTTGAACTCAGCGGGAAAACCCTGGGAATTATAGGCTACGGTGACATCGGCAGGAAGCTGGGGGAAATGGCCCGGGCTTTCGGCATGGAGGTGCTCATTTCCCGGAAGCAGGACGGGACGCTCCCCGGGGGATCCCAGGATGATATTAATCTGGGCCGGGTTCATGCGGTGCCCATGGAAGAGCTTTTCGAGCGCAGCAGTTTCATTTCCCTTCATACTCCCCTGAACTCCCATACCAGAGAGATGGTGGATTCGTCCCTTCTGAGCAGGATCAAACCGGGAACCGTACTGCTGAATACTTCAAGGGGCGGGGTAATTCACGAGGAGTCAGTCCTTGATGCCCTGGATGACGGAAAGCTGATCTGCTACGCCGCTGACGTGTATGACCAGGAGCCGCCTAAACCTGCCTCAGCACTGATCCATCATCCCAAGACGCTGTTCACGCCCCATATTGCCTGGGCCAGCCGTGATGCCAGGGAACGGGCGATCCGGATAGCCGCAGACAATATTCAGGCCTGGATGGACGGAAAGCCGGTGAATGTGGTGAACGACGTGCAGCGGGGCAGGGTGTAG
- a CDS encoding HAMP domain-containing protein — protein MLYGFGRTQGLRRSFIILPLITLLSMVLISIFLTGVIRSNTLRETRRILEASAQFFSAAFLTEFQDREGNSPDWAQDYTSKLADQADIRITVIQEDGTVIADNWAQPSEMDNHALRPEISSALLGREDHTTRYSSTLNADLMYFARPLAPPSEFSGEQLVIRTASRLTQTEELLANSYRVIAIISGIIISLSIIVIITQLRAIQKPLSKILSAAEDIERGEWELDLYILRPYEFASIARAMKKMAKALKHQITDLNRQREELQRVFNLQKDVVMVLDRHQIIIQHNIPAARFLMKRESELHDSDFREDTLLDASTRRLTGSSMLSYVRSSELNRIFEEARDSGRLSRGRFTLYTDTAEHFECYITPITRFSRDHSISRNRQDGNQDQEDYLLVIYR, from the coding sequence ATGTTGTACGGATTCGGCCGGACCCAGGGCCTTCGAAGAAGTTTTATAATTCTACCTCTTATTACCCTGCTGAGCATGGTACTAATCAGTATTTTTCTCACAGGGGTCATACGCTCAAATACCCTCAGAGAAACCCGGAGAATTCTTGAAGCCTCTGCTCAATTTTTCTCTGCCGCATTTCTCACTGAATTCCAGGACAGAGAGGGGAACTCTCCGGACTGGGCCCAGGATTATACCAGCAAACTTGCAGATCAGGCGGATATACGGATCACCGTAATTCAGGAGGACGGTACGGTTATCGCCGATAACTGGGCTCAACCCTCAGAGATGGATAATCACGCCCTCAGGCCGGAGATCAGCTCCGCGTTGCTTGGACGGGAAGATCATACCACAAGATACAGCTCCACCCTCAATGCGGACCTGATGTATTTCGCCCGGCCGCTGGCTCCCCCGTCGGAGTTTTCCGGTGAGCAGCTGGTTATAAGGACCGCCTCCAGACTCACCCAGACGGAAGAGCTATTGGCCAACAGCTACCGGGTAATCGCTATTATCAGCGGTATAATTATCAGCTTATCCATCATCGTGATAATCACCCAATTACGGGCGATTCAGAAACCCTTGTCCAAGATCCTATCAGCCGCGGAAGATATTGAACGTGGAGAATGGGAGCTGGATCTCTATATTCTCCGGCCCTATGAGTTTGCAAGCATTGCAAGGGCGATGAAAAAGATGGCCAAGGCACTGAAACATCAAATAACAGACCTGAACCGTCAGAGAGAAGAGCTCCAGAGAGTGTTTAATCTTCAGAAGGATGTGGTGATGGTATTGGACCGTCATCAAATTATTATTCAGCACAATATTCCGGCTGCACGTTTTCTCATGAAACGTGAATCGGAGCTTCATGATTCTGATTTCCGCGAAGATACACTTCTGGATGCAAGCACACGCCGCCTCACGGGCTCAAGCATGCTCAGCTATGTGAGAAGTTCTGAACTGAACAGAATCTTTGAGGAGGCCCGGGACAGCGGGCGGCTGAGCAGAGGCCGTTTTACCCTCTACACGGATACCGCAGAGCACTTTGAATGCTATATTACTCCCATCACCAGGTTCAGCAGGGATCACAGTATCAGCCGAAATAGACAGGACGGGAATCAGGATCAAGAGGATTACCTGCTGGTTATTTACCGTTGA
- a CDS encoding universal stress protein produces MKNILVALDFTPVSNIIVNYAREQAMKFDADLTLLHVATAVRDLYIGYNLGSQDILGAGMPMYYSDEGVMEVIKQELENEHEQLTSYVKNLKGEDIRVSAVLKQGPVVETILEQADKLDADLIMIGSHGHNPLRRVILGSVSEGVVADACCPVMVIPSACGEENSRKEDTQEDDG; encoded by the coding sequence ATGAAAAACATATTAGTCGCCCTGGATTTCACGCCGGTATCAAATATAATTGTAAACTATGCCAGAGAACAGGCCATGAAATTTGATGCGGATCTTACCCTTCTCCATGTTGCCACCGCCGTACGGGACCTGTATATAGGCTATAACCTGGGTTCTCAGGATATTCTGGGTGCAGGCATGCCGATGTACTATAGCGATGAGGGCGTAATGGAAGTCATAAAACAGGAACTGGAAAACGAGCACGAACAATTAACTTCCTATGTAAAGAACCTGAAGGGTGAAGATATCCGGGTTTCCGCTGTCCTCAAACAGGGACCGGTGGTGGAAACCATTCTCGAACAGGCTGATAAGCTGGACGCTGATTTGATTATGATCGGAAGTCACGGGCACAATCCATTAAGAAGGGTAATTTTAGGCTCGGTTTCCGAAGGGGTTGTTGCAGACGCATGCTGTCCGGTGATGGTTATTCCTTCGGCATGTGGAGAGGAGAATTCCCGGAAGGAAGATACTCAAGAAGATGACGGGTAA
- the ilvD gene encoding dihydroxy-acid dehydratase — translation MPRLRSTTNTSGRNMAGARSLWRANGMQSDQFGKPIIAIANSFTQFVPGHAHLHDIGQEVKSIIEESGCFAAEFNTIAVDDGIAMGHEGMLYSLPSREVIADSVEYMVNAHCADALICISNCDKITPGMLMAAMRLNIPTIFVSGGPMEAGRVGDDRYDLVDVMVMGPDSSVSDQQLSVVEENACPTCGSCSGMFTANSMNCLNEALGLALPGNGTLVATHAGRRELFRKAAGRIVELAREYYENDNSDVLPRSIASRQAFLNAMSLDIAMGGSTNTVLHLLAIAREAEAEFTMEDIDRLSRNIPCICKVSPNSKYHIEDVHRAGGIMGILSELADAGLIDSSVKRVDSPSLKQTLNEYNIYESRGRVTEDARYFYSAAPGGVKNLVLGSQKSLYKTLDTDRLNGCIRDVGHAYYPDGGLAVLTGNIARRGCIVKTAGVDESIFRFQGPAVVFASQDDAIHGILNGRVKSGDVVIIRYEGPKGGPGMQEMLYPTSYLKSMKLGKSCALITDGRFSGGTSGLSIGHVSPEAAAGGEIALIEDGDSIQIDIPQRSISVQVSPEELERRRERQNRRGAAAYTPENRDRKVSRALRMYALHATSADQGAVRRLPGEDVQS, via the coding sequence ATGCCACGATTACGAAGTACCACAAATACCTCAGGTAGAAATATGGCCGGTGCCAGGTCGCTCTGGCGTGCCAACGGGATGCAGTCCGATCAATTCGGAAAGCCCATCATCGCAATTGCAAATTCGTTCACTCAATTTGTTCCGGGCCATGCTCATCTTCATGATATCGGACAGGAAGTGAAATCGATTATTGAAGAAAGCGGCTGTTTTGCCGCCGAGTTCAACACCATCGCCGTTGATGACGGGATCGCCATGGGTCATGAGGGAATGCTTTATTCTCTGCCCAGCCGTGAGGTGATAGCAGACAGCGTGGAATACATGGTGAACGCCCACTGCGCCGATGCTCTTATCTGCATATCCAATTGCGACAAAATAACTCCGGGCATGCTCATGGCGGCCATGCGGCTGAATATTCCCACCATTTTTGTAAGCGGCGGTCCAATGGAAGCAGGCAGAGTGGGAGATGATCGTTATGATCTGGTTGATGTGATGGTTATGGGACCGGACAGCTCGGTGAGCGATCAGCAGCTCTCAGTGGTTGAAGAGAATGCCTGCCCCACCTGCGGAAGCTGCTCGGGAATGTTTACCGCCAACAGCATGAACTGTCTGAATGAAGCTCTGGGACTTGCGCTTCCGGGAAACGGCACACTTGTGGCGACCCATGCGGGACGGCGGGAACTGTTCCGCAAAGCCGCCGGGCGGATTGTGGAGCTGGCACGGGAATACTATGAGAATGATAATTCTGATGTTCTTCCCCGTTCCATCGCCAGCCGCCAGGCCTTTCTCAACGCCATGAGTCTGGATATCGCAATGGGGGGAAGCACCAATACCGTTCTCCATCTGCTGGCAATCGCCAGAGAAGCCGAGGCGGAATTCACCATGGAGGACATTGACCGCCTAAGCAGAAACATTCCCTGCATCTGTAAAGTGAGCCCCAACAGCAAGTATCATATTGAAGACGTCCACCGGGCCGGGGGAATTATGGGCATCCTCAGCGAACTGGCCGATGCAGGGCTGATCGACAGCTCGGTGAAACGTGTGGACTCCCCTTCCCTGAAGCAGACTCTGAACGAATACAATATTTACGAATCCCGGGGACGGGTGACAGAGGATGCACGATATTTCTATTCCGCTGCGCCGGGGGGTGTGAAGAACCTGGTACTCGGAAGCCAGAAATCCCTCTATAAAACCCTGGATACTGACAGGCTCAACGGCTGCATCCGGGATGTCGGACATGCCTATTATCCCGACGGAGGACTGGCAGTACTCACCGGCAATATCGCCCGGCGGGGCTGCATCGTGAAGACCGCAGGGGTGGATGAGAGCATTTTCCGTTTTCAGGGCCCGGCAGTGGTCTTCGCGAGTCAGGATGACGCCATCCATGGCATACTCAACGGCAGGGTGAAATCCGGGGATGTGGTAATTATCCGCTATGAAGGCCCCAAAGGCGGTCCGGGAATGCAGGAGATGCTCTACCCGACCAGTTACCTGAAGAGCATGAAGCTGGGAAAATCCTGCGCTCTGATCACCGACGGACGCTTTTCCGGAGGCACCAGCGGCCTCTCCATCGGTCATGTAAGCCCCGAGGCGGCCGCCGGAGGGGAAATCGCCCTCATAGAAGATGGAGACAGCATCCAGATAGATATTCCCCAGCGGAGCATTTCCGTTCAGGTTTCCCCGGAGGAGTTGGAACGACGGCGTGAACGTCAAAACAGGCGGGGCGCTGCCGCATACACACCTGAAAACCGGGACAGAAAGGTGAGCAGGGCGCTGCGAATGTACGCGCTGCATGCCACAAGCGCCGACCAGGGGGCCGTCAGGAGACTTCCCGGAGAAGATGTTCAAAGCTGA
- the deoD gene encoding purine-nucleoside phosphorylase, whose translation MSIHINAEAGKIAPTVLFPGDPLRAKYFAEKYLENPETVSDLRGMYCLSGEYKGKRVSFMGSGMGQASLSIYANELYRDYGVEQIIRIGSCGSIQEHVKVNQIILAQGACTNGNMNRRRFNNLDFAAISDFTLLSKAYTTARDRGLDVHVGNILSTDSFYDSHPEEWKLWASYAVLGIEMESAELYTLAASYGKKALSILTVSDSLLDSSHDILQDREKGMGAMAELALALA comes from the coding sequence ATGAGTATTCATATCAATGCGGAAGCAGGAAAAATTGCACCTACGGTATTATTTCCCGGAGATCCGCTCAGAGCCAAGTATTTTGCCGAAAAATATCTGGAGAACCCGGAAACAGTAAGCGATTTGCGGGGAATGTACTGTCTCAGCGGAGAATATAAGGGAAAACGGGTGAGTTTCATGGGTTCCGGTATGGGACAGGCTTCTCTTTCCATCTATGCCAATGAACTCTACCGGGATTACGGAGTGGAACAGATCATCAGAATCGGCAGCTGCGGATCCATCCAGGAGCATGTAAAGGTGAATCAGATCATTCTCGCCCAGGGAGCCTGCACCAACGGAAACATGAACCGCCGGCGCTTCAACAATCTTGATTTCGCCGCAATTTCAGATTTCACCCTTCTCAGCAAGGCATACACTACGGCCAGAGATCGGGGACTGGACGTCCACGTGGGCAATATTCTCTCCACCGACAGCTTTTATGATTCCCATCCTGAGGAGTGGAAGCTGTGGGCTTCATACGCTGTGCTGGGAATTGAAATGGAAAGTGCAGAACTGTACACCCTGGCTGCCTCCTACGGAAAAAAAGCGCTGAGTATTCTCACGGTAAGCGACAGTCTGCTGGACAGCAGCCACGATATTCTTCAGGACAGGGAAAAAGGTATGGGGGCGATGGCAGAACTGGCCCTGGCACTGGCATAA
- the msrA gene encoding peptide-methionine (S)-S-oxide reductase MsrA has product MKNLSKKNHALFRLPRLMVIAVCLLLAPALFASGGEESRESDSGQHRAPEVDYMKDIPENHEIATLGGGCFWCVEAVYEPIEGVYGAVSGYAGGELENPSYQQISTGRTGHAEVVQLYYDPEKISYEQVLKLFFKAHNPTTPDRQGLDVGPQYRSIILTHDDSQAETARKVMKEAQEDWPDPIVTEIEPLTAFYPAEEYHQDFYEKNPNYGYCAAVIRPKMEKLGLEGEDKINVLELDL; this is encoded by the coding sequence ATGAAAAACCTTTCTAAAAAGAACCATGCGCTGTTCCGTCTTCCAAGGCTGATGGTAATTGCCGTCTGCCTGTTACTTGCCCCGGCCCTGTTTGCATCAGGAGGGGAGGAGAGCCGGGAGTCAGACAGCGGGCAACATAGAGCCCCGGAGGTGGATTATATGAAAGATATTCCTGAAAACCATGAAATAGCGACCCTGGGTGGAGGCTGTTTCTGGTGTGTAGAAGCGGTATACGAGCCCATCGAGGGCGTCTACGGTGCCGTTTCCGGCTATGCAGGGGGAGAACTGGAAAATCCCAGCTATCAGCAAATAAGCACCGGAAGAACCGGCCACGCTGAAGTAGTACAGCTTTACTATGATCCTGAAAAGATCAGCTATGAGCAGGTATTGAAACTGTTTTTCAAGGCACATAACCCTACAACTCCCGACAGACAGGGACTTGATGTGGGCCCCCAATACAGGTCAATAATTCTCACCCATGATGACTCCCAGGCTGAAACCGCACGGAAGGTGATGAAGGAAGCCCAGGAGGACTGGCCCGATCCCATTGTAACGGAGATTGAACCGCTTACCGCATTCTATCCTGCGGAGGAATATCATCAGGATTTCTATGAAAAAAATCCCAACTACGGATACTGTGCCGCCGTGATCCGTCCCAAAATGGAAAAGCTGGGCCTTGAAGGTGAAGACAAGATCAACGTACTTGAGCTTGATCTGTAA
- a CDS encoding bile acid:sodium symporter — MPQSSRIKHSGENSGGPGIAGRLRSSWFIIALLTVLIIHQMSPNWHPKDLLDSVVEISALGNLLVAVLFFIQGLGMDVSVLIRSLKRSDFHLRSQLTIFFIFPLLCGIPAALILTSLESLAPGLAALGLPSAVLLLSVLPTTVSSSTVYTRLEGGASELALINAVLANILGILLSPLLVSLLLQLGSAGFSPTEAAGMVLSLLINAGVPLIGGTLLRLIMSYGKSPRRKLPGGAISQLIILLIVLLSPMKSTGGMSLGVSFILAALLYASIARITLTAGRRLPEDEQTALFFLGTQKTMAMGLPLLHQLKAMGAAVDGGITLLIVYHALQLIVGRLGIPGLSPVKSSGDQK; from the coding sequence ATGCCGCAATCTTCCAGGATAAAGCATTCCGGAGAAAACTCCGGAGGTCCGGGTATCGCAGGGCGTTTACGCAGCAGCTGGTTCATAATAGCTCTGCTGACTGTACTTATTATACATCAAATGTCTCCCAATTGGCACCCCAAAGATCTCCTGGACAGCGTGGTTGAAATCTCAGCCCTGGGAAATCTTCTGGTGGCCGTCCTGTTTTTTATCCAGGGATTGGGCATGGATGTTTCGGTGCTAATCCGTAGTCTGAAACGGTCGGATTTTCACCTCAGGAGCCAACTTACAATTTTTTTCATCTTTCCCCTGCTGTGCGGCATACCTGCGGCGCTGATTCTCACATCCCTGGAATCGCTGGCCCCCGGACTTGCCGCCCTGGGACTCCCCTCCGCGGTTCTCCTGCTCAGCGTCCTGCCCACCACCGTATCAAGTTCAACGGTATACACCCGGCTGGAGGGAGGGGCCTCAGAACTGGCATTGATCAATGCTGTACTGGCAAACATTCTGGGAATCCTTCTTTCTCCCCTGCTGGTTTCTCTTCTGCTGCAATTAGGGAGCGCCGGGTTTTCCCCAACGGAAGCTGCAGGCATGGTTCTCTCCCTGCTGATCAATGCGGGAGTTCCCCTGATCGGCGGAACACTGCTCCGTCTGATTATGTCCTACGGAAAATCGCCGAGACGGAAGCTGCCCGGAGGGGCTATCTCACAGCTGATCATACTGCTGATTGTTCTTCTCTCTCCCATGAAGAGTACAGGAGGAATGAGCCTGGGAGTATCATTCATTCTGGCAGCCCTGCTCTATGCTTCTATTGCACGGATCACTCTCACAGCGGGACGCAGGCTCCCGGAAGATGAGCAAACCGCCCTGTTTTTTCTGGGAACCCAAAAGACCATGGCCATGGGCCTTCCCCTGCTTCACCAGCTGAAAGCCATGGGAGCAGCTGTGGACGGAGGAATTACCCTCCTGATCGTCTACCACGCACTCCAGCTGATCGTGGGACGGCTGGGAATTCCGGGATTGAGCCCGGTGAAATCTTCGGGTGATCAAAAATAA
- a CDS encoding metal-dependent transcriptional regulator — translation MEFEDILQTFPAASDYLSAIYLINRDHGHVSNSKLADWLDVSRPAVSQAVNRLKKLDLITQERYSHIQMTERGSRFAVKMLRRHYLLEHFLMDHLGFTWDEIDIEAKRLQNNISDIFEERMFKALGKPQTCPHGNPIPGTDDEEKILAYPQISGAEEGESGIFSRITEEGEEKEGLLKYIHEHEIHLGDRFTVKSRKEDGLLVDFQRQDNVQSMEEIVLPREFCDYLCYSPA, via the coding sequence ATGGAATTTGAAGATATTTTACAGACGTTTCCCGCAGCAAGCGATTACCTTTCTGCCATTTACCTGATCAACCGAGATCACGGTCATGTATCGAACTCGAAACTGGCTGACTGGCTGGATGTAAGCAGACCTGCTGTGAGCCAGGCGGTCAACAGATTGAAAAAACTGGATCTGATCACCCAGGAAAGATATTCCCACATACAAATGACCGAAAGGGGTTCACGGTTTGCCGTAAAAATGCTCCGCCGTCATTATCTGCTTGAACATTTTCTCATGGATCATCTTGGATTCACCTGGGATGAAATTGATATAGAAGCGAAGCGACTGCAAAACAATATCTCTGACATTTTTGAGGAAAGGATGTTCAAAGCCCTGGGCAAACCCCAGACCTGTCCCCACGGCAACCCCATCCCCGGAACAGATGACGAAGAAAAAATCCTTGCTTATCCCCAAATTTCCGGGGCAGAGGAAGGGGAATCCGGGATATTTTCACGCATCACCGAAGAGGGCGAAGAGAAGGAAGGGCTGCTGAAATACATTCACGAGCATGAAATCCATTTAGGCGACAGATTCACCGTGAAAAGCAGGAAGGAAGATGGTTTACTGGTAGATTTTCAGAGGCAGGACAACGTCCAGTCTATGGAAGAAATAGTTCTCCCCAGGGAGTTTTGTGACTATCTCTGCTATTCCCCGGCGTAA
- a CDS encoding VOC family protein, translating into MLRTREFTVVRHTRNYHIMRKFYEEILGLTAVREWDRGTNDRGVLLSPGEMSGNALIEIIQLNDVAVPNAPSPVNLELSLEVEDVNSIYTQLLEHKMPIARKLMEDPWGHSSFGIDDPEGLRIWVYQVNAS; encoded by the coding sequence ATGCTGCGTACCAGGGAATTCACCGTAGTCAGGCATACACGGAATTACCACATCATGAGGAAATTCTATGAGGAAATTCTGGGTCTCACTGCAGTACGGGAATGGGACCGGGGCACCAATGACAGAGGAGTTCTGCTCTCCCCGGGTGAAATGAGCGGAAACGCGCTGATCGAAATAATTCAGCTGAATGATGTGGCAGTGCCCAATGCCCCGTCACCGGTAAATCTTGAACTGAGCCTGGAAGTGGAGGACGTAAATTCTATTTATACACAGCTTCTGGAACATAAAATGCCCATTGCCCGGAAACTCATGGAGGATCCCTGGGGCCACAGCAGTTTTGGAATTGATGACCCCGAAGGTCTGAGAATTTGGGTGTATCAGGTGAATGCATCCTGA
- a CDS encoding ATP cone domain-containing protein, with protein sequence MPEGKLIDVQKVELQADEKLDITLEEGFTMPETILKRDGNKQEFQPIRIKKAMERCFQSIGEEPKANLVELTNQIVNVVAVKYQTPTVEQVQDIVEMVLQAAGEYAAAKAYILYRASHAEIRKTRPVPPEVQKAFDESDSYFPTQLQKFQFYDKYSRFNYDVGRRETWIETVNRAVDFMKELSKNKLSESDYNRIRKGILEMKVMPSMRLLAMAGAPAERSNIAIYNCSYLPVDSIDSFVEALIISMNGCGVGFSVERQYIEQMPRIKRQTGTKRPNYVVEDTSEGWAKSLRYGLETWFAGEDVDFDFSEVRPAGAPLKIKGGRASGPEPLRQMLLFARDKILARQGRFMTSLDAHDIMCSVGGAAVSGGVRRTAMISLFDYDDTDMRHCKDGDFWIKNSQRWNANNSAVWPNRELTQEEIARFVLDMVSSGRGEPGIFNRRAAVDNRPERRAVQEFGTNPCGEIILRPYQFCNLSSAVARPTDSFEDLKEKVELAAMIGTIQSMATNFPGLRDVWKKNSEEERLLGVDLNGQMDAPLAQDPDVQSRLRYVAVETNRIYAKKLGINQSASVTAVKPSGNSSQLLNSSSGLHSRWAPYYVRNVRVGAHTPVYRVLKDEGVPMDPENGQNVENATTWVAHFPVKSPDDAQTRGDRSAIAQCEYWLQNKIHYTEHNPSVTITYKPDEVIDIIHWIWKHQDKIGGMAFLPAADAQYEQMPYEEIDADTFEKLSKKFPIIDFAKIYRYEEKDLTTAAQELACMAGNCDI encoded by the coding sequence ATGCCAGAGGGTAAACTCATCGATGTTCAAAAGGTGGAGCTTCAAGCAGATGAAAAGCTTGATATCACACTGGAGGAAGGTTTTACCATGCCGGAAACCATTCTCAAAAGAGATGGAAACAAGCAGGAATTCCAGCCCATTCGAATTAAGAAGGCCATGGAGCGTTGTTTCCAGAGTATCGGCGAAGAACCCAAGGCAAATCTGGTCGAACTCACTAACCAGATTGTAAATGTGGTTGCCGTGAAGTATCAGACTCCGACAGTGGAGCAGGTTCAGGATATCGTGGAGATGGTACTCCAGGCTGCAGGGGAGTACGCAGCAGCAAAAGCCTATATTCTCTACCGTGCATCCCATGCGGAAATACGGAAGACCCGGCCGGTTCCCCCGGAAGTGCAGAAGGCCTTCGATGAATCCGACAGCTATTTTCCCACCCAGCTGCAGAAGTTTCAGTTTTACGATAAATACAGCCGCTTTAATTATGATGTTGGCCGCCGGGAAACATGGATTGAAACGGTGAACAGAGCTGTGGATTTCATGAAGGAGCTCAGCAAGAACAAACTCAGTGAAAGCGATTATAACCGGATTCGCAAGGGTATTCTCGAAATGAAGGTAATGCCTTCAATGCGTCTTCTGGCCATGGCCGGAGCACCGGCTGAGCGCAGCAATATTGCAATTTACAACTGCTCCTACCTGCCGGTGGACAGCATCGATTCATTTGTGGAAGCGCTGATCATCTCCATGAACGGCTGTGGTGTCGGCTTCTCCGTTGAGCGCCAGTACATCGAACAGATGCCCAGAATCAAACGCCAGACAGGCACCAAGCGCCCCAATTATGTGGTGGAAGACACCTCCGAAGGCTGGGCCAAGTCTTTGCGCTACGGTCTGGAAACCTGGTTCGCAGGAGAAGATGTGGATTTCGATTTCAGTGAGGTTCGTCCTGCGGGTGCGCCCCTGAAAATCAAGGGCGGCAGGGCAAGCGGTCCCGAGCCCCTGCGTCAGATGCTTCTCTTCGCCCGGGATAAAATCCTCGCCCGACAGGGCAGATTCATGACCAGTCTGGATGCCCATGACATTATGTGCTCGGTTGGCGGTGCAGCGGTATCCGGCGGGGTTCGCCGAACTGCCATGATCAGTCTCTTTGATTACGATGATACCGACATGCGCCACTGCAAAGACGGTGATTTCTGGATCAAAAATAGCCAGCGCTGGAATGCCAACAATTCCGCTGTGTGGCCCAATCGGGAACTCACACAGGAAGAGATTGCACGGTTCGTTCTGGATATGGTGAGTTCCGGAAGGGGCGAACCGGGAATTTTCAACCGCCGTGCAGCGGTGGATAACCGTCCCGAACGCCGGGCGGTACAGGAGTTCGGCACCAATCCCTGCGGTGAAATCATTCTCAGACCCTATCAGTTCTGTAATCTCAGCTCTGCGGTGGCCCGTCCCACAGACAGTTTCGAAGATCTGAAGGAAAAGGTTGAGCTTGCGGCGATGATTGGAACCATTCAGAGTATGGCAACCAACTTCCCTGGGCTCAGAGATGTCTGGAAGAAGAATTCCGAGGAAGAGCGGCTTTTGGGCGTGGATCTGAATGGCCAGATGGATGCTCCGCTGGCTCAGGATCCGGATGTTCAGAGCCGGCTGCGGTATGTAGCGGTTGAGACCAACCGAATTTACGCAAAGAAACTGGGAATTAATCAGAGCGCATCTGTTACTGCAGTTAAGCCTTCGGGAAACTCCAGTCAGCTGCTGAACAGCTCTTCCGGCCTTCATAGCCGCTGGGCGCCCTACTATGTGCGCAATGTCCGGGTAGGCGCCCACACTCCCGTGTACCGGGTATTGAAGGATGAGGGTGTGCCCATGGATCCTGAGAACGGGCAGAATGTCGAGAACGCCACCACCTGGGTTGCCCACTTTCCGGTGAAGAGTCCCGATGACGCCCAGACTCGGGGTGACCGGAGCGCTATTGCCCAGTGTGAGTACTGGCTTCAAAACAAGATCCACTATACCGAGCACAACCCCAGCGTGACCATCACCTACAAGCCGGATGAAGTGATCGACATCATCCACTGGATCTGGAAACATCAGGATAAGATCGGCGGAATGGCCTTCCTCCCCGCAGCAGACGCCCAGTACGAACAGATGCCGTATGAGGAAATTGATGCGGATACATTCGAGAAGCTGTCCAAGAAATTTCCCATCATTGACTTTGCCAAGATCTACCGATATGAGGAAAAGGATCTGACCACCGCTGCACAGGAACTGGCCTGCATGGCAGGAAACTGCGATATATAA